One genomic region from Lates calcarifer isolate ASB-BC8 linkage group LG10, TLL_Latcal_v3, whole genome shotgun sequence encodes:
- the LOC108901976 gene encoding putative uncharacterized protein DDB_G0271982, with protein sequence MWHLEHKKEKIVKALIRTCDKEESIEAGDDTPEMKDIRVWRQMAKKRKLLKKRQTIEDRIKRKKEKQRQRQKWTKKERERRDGKGARKWKKKGEEEDTESEESEREEDTERSGSVPKKSLMSNLKTWYLKQQKEKIVKAISKTRDKEVAIDVGDDTHEMKEIRVWRQQAKRKMLLKKQQELEEKIQHRFTCHHKQKSKECGWKQ encoded by the exons atgtggCACCTTGaacacaagaaagagaaaatcgTCAAGGCCCTTATCAGGACCTGTGATAAGGAGGAGTCCATTGAGGCTGGTG aCGATACTCCTGAAATGAAGGACATTCGAGTGTGGAGGCAAATGGCAaagaagaggaagctgctgaAGAAAAGGCAGACAATAGAGGACAGAATAAAACGCAAGAAGGAgaagcagagacaaagacaaaagtggacaaagaaagagagagaaagaagggatgGGAAAGGAGCACGTAAgtggaagaagaaaggagaggaggaagacacaGAAAGTgaggagagtgaaagagaagaggacaCAGAAAGATCTGGATCTGTTCCAAAGAAAAGCCTCATGTCAAACCTGAAAACGTGGTACCTGAAACAACAGAAGGAGAAAATCGTCAAGGCCATTAGCAAGACCCGTGACAAGGAGGTGGCCATTGATGTTGGTG ATGATACTCATGAGATGAAAGAGATAAGAGTATGGAGACAACAGGCCAAGAGGAAGATGCTGCTGAAGAAACAGCAAGAACTggaggaaaaaatacaacacaggTTTACATGTCATCACAAACAGAAGAGCAAAGAGTGTGGATGGAAACAATAA